CCGCCCGCTGCCGATGCCGTACATACGCCCGGGCGTGCTGGGCCTCCGCCCCCGGTTCCGTGTCCAGTTCCTCGGCCAGGCGCAGGCGCAGGGCCTCGTAGACCTGCAGGGCCCGGTCGTGGTCGCCGAGGCCCGCGAGGGCGAGCATCAGGTGGGCGGCCAGGCTCTGGTGGAGGGGTTCCTCGTCGGAGAGGGGGCCGAGCCAGGCGACGGCGTCGCCGAACCGGCCCTCGGCACAGGTCAGTTGGGCGTGCACCAGGGCCAGGGCGATACGGCGTTCGGCGGCGGCCTGGGCGGCCGGGTGGTCGCGCAGCCGGGGCGGCAGGTCGGACAGGACGGGGCCGCGCCAGCAGCGCAGGGCCTCCTCGTAGTACGCGCGGGAGGCGGGCGGGTCCTGGGAGTGGACGAGTTCGGCGCGTTCGGCGGCCTCGTAGAAGCGGAGCAGGTCGAGCTGGGGGGTGTCGACCACGAGCCGGTAGCCGGTGTCGGCGGCCAGCATCGTGCCGGG
This is a stretch of genomic DNA from Streptomyces sp. NA04227. It encodes these proteins:
- a CDS encoding BTAD domain-containing putative transcriptional regulator, with translation MLHFSVLGPLTVEREDGPAHLGSAMERSLLALLALRANEDVRREEVIDVLWGEHPPPSAWSLVHTHVARLRKWLEARRGDGPGTMLAADTGYRLVVDTPQLDLLRFYEAAERAELVHSQDPPASRAYYEEALRCWRGPVLSDLPPRLRDHPAAQAAAERRIALALVHAQLTCAEGRFGDAVAWLGPLSDEEPLHQSLAAHLMLALAGLGDHDRALQVYEALRLRLAEELDTEPGAEAQHARAYVRHRQRAASGGGGGATR